Proteins from one Sander lucioperca isolate FBNREF2018 chromosome 16, SLUC_FBN_1.2, whole genome shotgun sequence genomic window:
- the ldlrap1a gene encoding low density lipoprotein receptor adapter protein 1a isoform X3, protein MDALKSAGRAIIRSPSMAKQSWTAGRHRKLPENWTDTRETVVEGMTFNLRHLGMTLVDQPKGEELSAAAVKRIVATAKAIGKKPKKVALKVSPRGIVLYDRLTDKLLENVSIYRISYCTVDKLHDKMFAYIAQNTLNGTLECHAYLCSKRKVAQAVALTVAQAFTVAFELWQVAKAEKGKRVKSGSAGDGSSSSHSERSNSLGSLKGTDVATDNLLDFEDSVHVLVETNGNVEEDQLDNRRPSETNNNSAWGIEDGLDEAFSS, encoded by the exons ATGGATGCCCTCAAGTCGGCTGGGAGAGCCATTATCCGGAGCCCAAGTATGGCGAAACAGTCCTGGACTGCCGGCAGACACAGAA AGCTCCCAGAGAATTGGACTGACACGCGGGAGACCGTCGTAGAGGGGATGACGTTTAATCTTCGTCACCTCGGCATGACGCTAGTGGACCAGCCCAAGGGAGAGGAGCTGTCCGCTGCTGCAGTTAAGAGGATCGTTGCCACG GCTAAAGCTATTGGGAAGAAGCCTAAGAAGGTTGCTCTCAAAGTTTCCCCACGGGGAATCGTCCTGTACGACCGCTTGACCGATAAACTCCTGGAAAACGTCTCCATATACAG AATATCCTACTGCACAGTGGACAAACTGCATGATAAAATGTTTGCTTATATCGCTCAAAACACCCTCAATGGGACCCTGGAGTGCCACGCTTACCTCTGCTCCAAAAGGAAAGTG GCTCAGGCAGTGGCTCTGACGGTAGCCCAGGCCTTCACAGTAGCTTTTGAACTCTGGCAAGTGGCCAAAGCAG AGAAAGGGAAAAGAGTGAAGTCCGGTTCAGCTGGAGATGGCAGCAGTAGTTCCCATTCAGAGAGGTCCAACAGCCTGGGGAGTCTGAAAGGgacag ATGTTGCCACGGACAACCTATTGGACTTTGAGGACAGTGTGCATGTGTTGGTGGAGACCAATGGGAATGTAGAGGAGGATCAGCTGGATAACCGCAGGCCCTCTGAGACCAACAACAACTCTGCCTGG GGAATCGAAGATGGTTTGGATGAAGCCTTCTCCAG CTGA
- the ldlrap1a gene encoding low density lipoprotein receptor adapter protein 1a isoform X1 has product MDALKSAGRAIIRSPSMAKQSWTAGRHRKLPENWTDTRETVVEGMTFNLRHLGMTLVDQPKGEELSAAAVKRIVATAKAIGKKPKKVALKVSPRGIVLYDRLTDKLLENVSIYRISYCTVDKLHDKMFAYIAQNTLNGTLECHAYLCSKRKVAQAVALTVAQAFTVAFELWQVAKAEKGKRVKSGSAGDGSSSSHSERSNSLGSLKGTDVATDNLLDFEDSVHVLVETNGNVEEDQLDNRRPSETNNNSAWGIEDGLDEAFSRLAVSRTNPQVLEIGVTPQDWLTEPDWDTTNGNPSNDLSPFGDDIFGF; this is encoded by the exons ATGGATGCCCTCAAGTCGGCTGGGAGAGCCATTATCCGGAGCCCAAGTATGGCGAAACAGTCCTGGACTGCCGGCAGACACAGAA AGCTCCCAGAGAATTGGACTGACACGCGGGAGACCGTCGTAGAGGGGATGACGTTTAATCTTCGTCACCTCGGCATGACGCTAGTGGACCAGCCCAAGGGAGAGGAGCTGTCCGCTGCTGCAGTTAAGAGGATCGTTGCCACG GCTAAAGCTATTGGGAAGAAGCCTAAGAAGGTTGCTCTCAAAGTTTCCCCACGGGGAATCGTCCTGTACGACCGCTTGACCGATAAACTCCTGGAAAACGTCTCCATATACAG AATATCCTACTGCACAGTGGACAAACTGCATGATAAAATGTTTGCTTATATCGCTCAAAACACCCTCAATGGGACCCTGGAGTGCCACGCTTACCTCTGCTCCAAAAGGAAAGTG GCTCAGGCAGTGGCTCTGACGGTAGCCCAGGCCTTCACAGTAGCTTTTGAACTCTGGCAAGTGGCCAAAGCAG AGAAAGGGAAAAGAGTGAAGTCCGGTTCAGCTGGAGATGGCAGCAGTAGTTCCCATTCAGAGAGGTCCAACAGCCTGGGGAGTCTGAAAGGgacag ATGTTGCCACGGACAACCTATTGGACTTTGAGGACAGTGTGCATGTGTTGGTGGAGACCAATGGGAATGTAGAGGAGGATCAGCTGGATAACCGCAGGCCCTCTGAGACCAACAACAACTCTGCCTGG GGAATCGAAGATGGTTTGGATGAAGCCTTCTCCAG ACTGGCAGTGTCACGTACTAACCCCCAGGTCCTGGAAATTGGGGTGACGCCCCAAGACTGGCTCACTGAACCCGACTGGGACACCACCAATGGAAACCCTTCCAACGATCTCAGCCCTTTCGGGGACGATATCTTCGGCTTCTGA
- the ldlrap1a gene encoding low density lipoprotein receptor adapter protein 1a isoform X2: MTFNLRHLGMTLVDQPKGEELSAAAVKRIVATAKAIGKKPKKVALKVSPRGIVLYDRLTDKLLENVSIYRISYCTVDKLHDKMFAYIAQNTLNGTLECHAYLCSKRKVAQAVALTVAQAFTVAFELWQVAKAEKGKRVKSGSAGDGSSSSHSERSNSLGSLKGTDVATDNLLDFEDSVHVLVETNGNVEEDQLDNRRPSETNNNSAWGIEDGLDEAFSRLAVSRTNPQVLEIGVTPQDWLTEPDWDTTNGNPSNDLSPFGDDIFGF; encoded by the exons ATGACGTTTAATCTTCGTCACCTCGGCATGACGCTAGTGGACCAGCCCAAGGGAGAGGAGCTGTCCGCTGCTGCAGTTAAGAGGATCGTTGCCACG GCTAAAGCTATTGGGAAGAAGCCTAAGAAGGTTGCTCTCAAAGTTTCCCCACGGGGAATCGTCCTGTACGACCGCTTGACCGATAAACTCCTGGAAAACGTCTCCATATACAG AATATCCTACTGCACAGTGGACAAACTGCATGATAAAATGTTTGCTTATATCGCTCAAAACACCCTCAATGGGACCCTGGAGTGCCACGCTTACCTCTGCTCCAAAAGGAAAGTG GCTCAGGCAGTGGCTCTGACGGTAGCCCAGGCCTTCACAGTAGCTTTTGAACTCTGGCAAGTGGCCAAAGCAG AGAAAGGGAAAAGAGTGAAGTCCGGTTCAGCTGGAGATGGCAGCAGTAGTTCCCATTCAGAGAGGTCCAACAGCCTGGGGAGTCTGAAAGGgacag ATGTTGCCACGGACAACCTATTGGACTTTGAGGACAGTGTGCATGTGTTGGTGGAGACCAATGGGAATGTAGAGGAGGATCAGCTGGATAACCGCAGGCCCTCTGAGACCAACAACAACTCTGCCTGG GGAATCGAAGATGGTTTGGATGAAGCCTTCTCCAG ACTGGCAGTGTCACGTACTAACCCCCAGGTCCTGGAAATTGGGGTGACGCCCCAAGACTGGCTCACTGAACCCGACTGGGACACCACCAATGGAAACCCTTCCAACGATCTCAGCCCTTTCGGGGACGATATCTTCGGCTTCTGA